TGACCTCGGCAAAGGAGGTGAAACATTCTGCCTCAGAGGGCCGGTATTCCGCGCAGGCCGTGAGGGTCAGAAGGGTGAGTGTCATGACGAAAAGCTTGTGCATCAAATCTGTCTCCAAAAATCAGGGTTCTGGCGATAATCCGCGCCGACCAGCGCTTCGCCTTTTTCCATGCCGCCAAGGATCGTGAGATACGGGCCAAGGGCGCTGAGGTCGGCATCGATCACGACCGAGCCTTGATCGTCGCGCACCAGCGCCAGACGGGAATTACTGCCGGTGCCGAGCAGAACGCTGAGCTCTTTGTCAGTGAGTCCAAGCATCTCGTAATCACTGGCCGAAGCACGAATATTGGGAAGCAAGAGTTGGGTAGGAACAGCCTCGACAATCGTTTTGCCAGTTCGGGTTTTCTCGAGCTGGCTTGCGTATTGGGTCATCATCACGACAACCGCGTTTTGTTTGCGCGCGGTCACAAGCCAGTTGCTAAGGCGGTCGGCAAAATACGGATTGTCGAGCGCCTTCCAAGCTTCATCGATGATAATCAGCGTCGGTTTGCGATCCTCGATGACGCGTTCCACCCGCCGAAACAGATAGGACAGCACAGCCATGCGTTCTTTCTCACTTTCGCTGTCGAGAATGCCGGTCAAATCAAAGCCTACGACATCGCCATCGAGCGAAAAGGTGTCCTCGAGGCTTTGCCCGAAGATCCAGCCATAACGCCCATCGGCCGTCCATTCCTGGATCCGTTCAAACATATCTCCTTCATCGGCACCTGCGACGAAGAGGGATGCCAGATCCTGCCAGTTCCGCAGCGCGGCCTCACTGGCACCTGCGTTCTGGCGCACCACTTCTTGAATGCGGTTGATCTGGAGAGGGCTTAAGGGCTTGTCCGTGCGATGTAGAAGCGTGACCAGCCAATCTGCCAGCCAGGCTTGCCCGCGCCGATCAATTTCTGTGCGGAGCGGATTGAGGCCGGTTGCTTCGCCTGCCTTGATCGAACTGTAGAGGCCGCCATTTGCGCGCACCGCCATTTCCATGCCCATGCGATAATCAAAAACAAACACCCGTGCCTCGCAGCGCCGGGCCTGGGACATGAGGAAGGCTGACAAGACCGATTTACCTGAACCAGGGCGACCGAGGATCAAGGTATGACCGCCGGTTGGTTCTTTGTCGGGCTGACCGGTCTCGTGGTAATTAAACAGGAAACCCGAACGCTCCGGTGTCGGGAACAGAGTAATCGGTTTGCCCCAGGGCACTTTATGGCCAGCCTTGCCCAGCTGACTGCGATGAAGCGCTGCGAGGTCGGCAAAGTTCGTGTTTGTGATCGCGGCCTTGCGGCTGCGCATCTGCCCGTTGCCCGGATGTTGCGCGAAATAATGGGTGCGCGCGGCAAAACTTTCATTGACCAGATTGACGCCTTCACTGGCGGCGATATTACGCACTTCGGCAGCGATGGTCTCCAACTTTTCTTTGGTTTCGGCAAACACGGTGACCGTCATGTGATGATCACCAAAGCTGAGCCGCTTGGATTCCAGATCATCCAGTGCGTCGACCAGTTCTTCGGCCAGTGAGATGGCCCCGTCATCACTAGCCTTCATCAATCGCTGTTGCCGTTTGATCCGGCTGGCCATGATGTTGCTATTGATCGGTGTAAAGGAGTGGGTGACCACCATGTCGATAGGCAGATTGAGCTCATCGAACATGGTGCAGCTGGTTCTGGCAGGATAGGTCTTGATTGCGAAGCTTGTGCCAAACCGCTTGCCTGCCGCGCCGTCGTCCAGCGTGAAGCTTCGTCCCTGAAACGTGACACGTGTGTTGGCCACATCCTCGGCAATGATGCCAAAGCGCGATTTTGCGAAGAGCGGCCGTTCCTGACCTATGTTGAGTGCGCCAAGGAAGCCCAGTAGCTCGCCGCTTTCGGCCCCGAGAAGGCGCGGGTTCATCTCGGCAAACGATGACAGCAGAAACCCGACGACCTCGCTGAGCTTGCGCAATTGCTTGGCAGTCTGGTCTTTGAGTTGGGCGATCGAGTCTGAGCGTTTCAGGCGCAGCCGCGCGCCAAGGGGTGGACGCTTCAGAACCGTGAGCGTGAGCGTTTTGTCGCGCAGACCCGCTTGCGCCATGGCCGCCTGCCACCGGGTATCGAGCGCCTGCGCAAATCCCCCGTCGGGCACCGGTGGCAACGTGGTCTCGATCGCTTTTGAAACCTTATGCACGTAGAAACTGTATTCCGGCCCGATTTGCGCGATGATGGCGGCGAAGAGTGCCCGGATTTTCTCTAGGTGCGCGTCATCGCTGGTCATGCTGTTGACGCCATCGA
This Falsihalocynthiibacter arcticus DNA region includes the following protein-coding sequences:
- a CDS encoding type IV secretion system protein B4, which gives rise to MLRDPSDDLAMLPDWARKERPMASMLPYVSLVDERTIRTRGNALFQCIRLDGVNSMTSDDAHLEKIRALFAAIIAQIGPEYSFYVHKVSKAIETTLPPVPDGGFAQALDTRWQAAMAQAGLRDKTLTLTVLKRPPLGARLRLKRSDSIAQLKDQTAKQLRKLSEVVGFLLSSFAEMNPRLLGAESGELLGFLGALNIGQERPLFAKSRFGIIAEDVANTRVTFQGRSFTLDDGAAGKRFGTSFAIKTYPARTSCTMFDELNLPIDMVVTHSFTPINSNIMASRIKRQQRLMKASDDGAISLAEELVDALDDLESKRLSFGDHHMTVTVFAETKEKLETIAAEVRNIAASEGVNLVNESFAARTHYFAQHPGNGQMRSRKAAITNTNFADLAALHRSQLGKAGHKVPWGKPITLFPTPERSGFLFNYHETGQPDKEPTGGHTLILGRPGSGKSVLSAFLMSQARRCEARVFVFDYRMGMEMAVRANGGLYSSIKAGEATGLNPLRTEIDRRGQAWLADWLVTLLHRTDKPLSPLQINRIQEVVRQNAGASEAALRNWQDLASLFVAGADEGDMFERIQEWTADGRYGWIFGQSLEDTFSLDGDVVGFDLTGILDSESEKERMAVLSYLFRRVERVIEDRKPTLIIIDEAWKALDNPYFADRLSNWLVTARKQNAVVVMMTQYASQLEKTRTGKTIVEAVPTQLLLPNIRASASDYEMLGLTDKELSVLLGTGSNSRLALVRDDQGSVVIDADLSALGPYLTILGGMEKGEALVGADYRQNPDFWRQI